A region of the Salvelinus alpinus chromosome 24, SLU_Salpinus.1, whole genome shotgun sequence genome:
GAAACAATATAATTAATACTTTATCCAACATTATATCTACACACTCCAGGATAGTACCACCAGCATAAGGGATTCCCTTATGATGATTAGTTGGCAATGTCACTGCTTCCTTTCTTCTTCCCGCGGCAGGCTTGCAGGGAGACGTACATCAGGGCGCTGGTGAGGAGTAGGGCGAAGAGGAAGAGCAGGGCCGCCCAGGCTCCAGGTTTCAGAGCCTTCCTCAGGCCTACGCTCTCCCCCGGCAGCAGACTGCTCAAACTGAGCATGTAGCCCAGGGCCCAGCCCACAGAGGTATCCCCTGCCTAGTGACATTTCAAACAAACACCTCAGGTTAGCCTGGGTACACTCAGAGCATTCTGATAGGCACTTGGTGCACTAGGGGTTAAAGCTGAAATGAGAGGCTGTAGCCTAAAATAAGGAAATTACAAACACTAACAAGACTTTGTGTAATGTCAATGATTATGCTGGTATCTGGAGTAAAATAAGGAGATAGAGAAATAAATCATATTCACATCAAGCAAGCTTACCTTTTTCTGGAAAGAAATGCGGGGGAATGAGATCTCGTCAAAGCCATAGCCTCTCGTGAAGAGCACCTTGGTGAAGACAGAAGCAGCACAGAAGTCCTGTAGACGAGGCTCCTGGTCTGGGGCCAGCACCAACATCTGAAACAGGATACAAAAATGTGTATTACATAGCCATGATCTCCATCCAGAAATACATGAAACACATATAAAACCATAATTCATGGAGAAACACATGCAAACACTGACAATGTCTCTCACATGCATGCAGGCTCTCTCCCCTTCACACacaaatgttctctctctctctcacacacacacactaagagagGGCTGCTGACCTCCTTGATGCTCATGTTACAGACAGCACGGGCTGCCTCTTCCAGTTGGGCAGGGGTGGCGACAAGGATTCCTGTAGTAGTCTGTAGGAACTGGTGAATGTAGAAGAAGGCTGAGAACGCCTGAtggacaaagagaaagagagaaaaaaaggatGAGTTAGGATTAAGGTCTGAGctgtagttagggttaggtttgtgttttgagagttggggttaaggttagggttgaaccacgATGTGGACATGAAACTAGGTTTAGGGTTGTAGTtgaggatagggttagggttgattcAACCACTGTATGGGCCCCTCCTAATGCCTCTCACCATGAAGCTGCCACTGACATTGGGCTGGAACACCTTGTCAAAGGAGCACTGGGAGAAGGGGCAGCTGCGGAAGGAGAAGATCTCAGTCATGTTGCCCAGGCAGTGATCATAGTCGCCACTGCCCTCCACAGACAGGGCTGCCTGGGGATTGTATCCAGAGCTGGGTGTCTGGCCCACCGTGCAGGGAGAGTCAAACAATGTCCCCACCTTCATGGTGATGTTGTAGCCTGCAGGGAAGCACGGGTGGGACATTTTCCCTGTGTGACCCTGagcctaagagagagagagagagagagagagaaattattaCAGTAACTTGACACTTTCCGATAACAAGTAGAGACCAAGCTACAGTCATAAATGGAGTACTATGGTACTGAGGACCAATATCTATTGTTGGAATTAATGCCTGGGATGACTTtcaaatacacatggttatcTTAATCTGTTATAGATACAACACATAAAAACAATCTGGGGGTGATATATTAGTGGGTGGGTTTCCAATGATTTATAACAAATAAATCATTGGTGCTGATGTAGACTATGATGGTGTCTTGTAACGTGACATGACTCCGGGCCCTTGCTGACATGACTCCGGGCCCTTGCTGTAGTGCATAAAAGGTAAATACACACACAATGGAGACGGAAGGTACAGAGCGTGGCACGGTACTGCAATGTCGTTTTTCGTCACAAAAGGAGCGGCTCCTTGTAATAAAGTCCGGGATTCGGCGCAATTTTGTACTACCTAAAAACTTTATCATTCCTTTTGCAGACGTGGGGGCAATGTTGTCACTTGGTTCCTTGAGCTGATATATAGACTATATTAACCAGAATCCGACTAGACCTTCATTACCTTCTCTCTAGTCAGAATGTGACTATGCCATGATCAGGACAGCGCGGAGCTGGCTTGAGAAAATGGACCTCAATCCAGGGGTGGGAGATGGCAGTGTACTCCTAATTATCCCATTATCCCAACTGACAAAtcgagaagattgaaatactgctagTTTTTCGTCAGCATGCTGTTGCAGCCAATTGGATTCCATGAAAATGCGACGCCTAGCATTGGGGCGAGATTGCTAGTTTTTCGGAAGCATGCTGTCATTAAAAACGAGCAAAATTTCAATCTTCTGGATAATATTTTTTTGCTATCGACCCCTGGTGAATGGAAGTGTGACCGGTGAGGATATCGTGTTACCAAAAGTTGTCCGCTGCTCTAAAAAGCCACTCTACCCacgtagatcaaatcaaatgttattggtcgcatacatgTTTAGCAGCTTttgttgtgggtgtagcgaaatgcttgtgttcctagctctaacagtgcagtagtatctaacaatagacaacaatacacaacaatataaCAATAGACAACAAtagatctaaaagtaaaataatggaattaagaaatatagaaatattatgaCTAGCAATGTCGGagtctgaagtgtgtgtgtgtgtgtatatatatatatttatatacatatatacagttgaagtcggaagtttacatacacttaggttggagtcaataaaactcgtttttcaaccactccacaaatttcttgttaacaaactatagttttggcaagtcggttaggacatctactttgtgcatgacacaagtaatttttccaacaattgtttacaaacagattatttcactgtatcacaattccagtgggtcagaagtttacatgcactaagttgactgtgcctttaaacagcatggaaaattccagaaaattatgtcatagctttagaagcttctgataggctaattgacataatttgagtcaattggaggtgtacctgtggaagtgtttcaaggcctaccttcaaactcagtgcctctttgcttaacatcatgggaaaatcaaaagaaatcagccaagacctcagaaaaaaaattgtagacctccacaagtctggttcatccttgggagcaatttccaaacgcctgaaggtaccatgttcattgGTAcatacaatagtacgcaagtataaacaccatgggatcacgcagccatcataccactcaggaaggagacccgttctgtctcctagagatgaacgtactttggtgcaaaaagtgcaaatcaatcccagaacaacagcaaaggaccttgtgaagatgctggaggaaacaggtacaaaagtgtctatattcacagtaaaacgagtcctatttcgacataacctgaaagaccgctcagcaaggaagaagccactgctccaaaaccatcataaaaaagccagactacggcttgcaactgcacatggggacaaagaatgtactttttggagaaatgtcctctggtctgaggaaaaagggggtggcttgcaagccgaagaacaccatcccaaccgtgaagcacgggggtggcagcatcatgttgtgggggtgctttgctgcaggagggattggtgcacttcacaaaatagatggcatcatgagggaaaaattatgtggatatattgaagcaacgtctcaagacatcagtcaggaagttaaagcttagtcgcaaatgggtcttccaaatggacaatgaccccaagcatacttccaaagttgtggcaaaatggcttaaggacaacaaagtcaaggtattggagtggccatcacaaagccctgacctcaatcatatagaaaatttgtgggcagaactgaaaaagcgtgtgcgcgcaaggaggcctacaaacctgactcagttacaccagctctgtcaggaggaatgggccaaaattcacccaacttattgtggggagcttgtggaaggctagccgaaacgtttgacccaagttaaacaatttaaaggcaatgctaccaaatactaattgagtaaacttctgacccactgggaatgtgatgaaataaataaaagctgaaatatataattctgtctactgttattctgaaatttcacattcttaaaatatagtggtgatcctaactgacctaagacagggagtttttactaggattaaatgtcaggaattgtgaaaaactgagtttaaatgtatttggctaaggtgtatgtaaacttccgacttcaaccgtatatatatatatatgtatggacagtatgtggatagaatatgtattATATCTGAAGTGTACGtggatagaatagtatatgtacagcaatagttgaataggatggccttgactagaatacaacaTATGAAGTGGGTATAACAGTATGTAAATATTATTGAAGTGACCAGTgctccatgtctatgtacacagggcagcagcctctaaggtgcagggatgagtaaccaggtggtagccagctagtgacttagttcagggcagggtactgggtggaggccggctagggatggctatttaacagtctgatggccttgagatagatgcTGTTTTTCATTATCTCgctctcagctttgatgcacctgtactgtactcgtcttctggatgatggcggggtgaacaggctgtgaaGTGGAGTGAAGCTTACAGTAAGTAACCTTTAGGGGGTTCTGATGTTGTTGTGGCCAAACAGAGTGTTTCCTACCGTCACCATGTGAGCCAGTAGGCGTTTGAAGACCTGGTCTCGTCCGTAGCACAGGAAGCTGTGTGTGTACAGGGAGTAGTCATGGCCGTACAAACGTAGCTTCATCCTGTCCCTCTTGTCCTCCACCTCGTCCTTGGTCACAAAGGTGATCTGGGTGGAAGCCCCACCAAAGTCCAGCGCCCCCACAGTCTGTCTGCCTGGGCTCAGCCAATGGCCCACAAAGCCATACTGCAGCGGGCACATAGGGACAAACATAGTAATATGAGAGGTGTGTGGGTAGCTTGTCTAGTCAGCAGATGTTCTCTGTGTTGTAATGGTCACTAGAGGTCCTCAGGTAGCCATCTACTCAACAAATTAATCATAATACAAGAATCAGCCTtagtggaaatctgtcatttggtagCTATAATCAATTTTCTTTCAATCTTCAAAGAATGTCTACAGAAGCTTGAAATGAAACTAACACAGGGTCCTTACGTTTTTAACTGCTTATGGTTGCATTGAAAGAAAAGCATAAGGCAGAGATCGATTTAGAACCACAATAGCAATGTTTATGCAGGATCTTTATTTACAAACAACTGTATACACACTTATTTGGGGTACCATAAATAACTATAGAATGGTGAAAGCTGGGCCATGGTACCTTGATGAAGTTCTCCAAGAGATAGTTGACAGTGACCCAGCCGTACGCTCCCTCCTCCTGGCCACTTAAGATGGCTGCCCCCTGGTAATTAAAAGGATAGGACTGGATTGTATGACCCACTTCTTTTAAGACCTGGGCTGACTGGACAGGGCTGGAGATACTGTTGAGAAAGGGAAATGTACCACTTCAGATACTTTAGATGCGCAAAGAGTAGGTACAGGCACAAATCAACATGGGGGTATGGAATGAACAACATTACTCAGCTTGACAACAATAACCAGTgacgtaaagtacttaagtagaaaTAGTTTAAAGTACCTAaatcattcctaaagaaaatgatgtacattttactccctacattttccttgacacacaaaagtactcgttacattttaaatgcttagcaggacaggaaaactaGAGAATACGTGATTATCCCTACTCTCTCTGGTGGACTCATGaaggagtgtgcccctggctagccgtaaataaataaaaaacaactaAATATTGCCGTCTGCTTTGCTAAATATAAGAAACTTGAAAAGATttatactttaacttttgatacttaagtatatttagaaccaaatacttttagacttttaatcATGCTGTATTTTACTCtgtaactttcacttttacttgagtaactttgtATTAAGGtgtctatacttttactcaagtgtgacagttgggtactttttccaccactgacaatAACCTATTAACCAGACACACGCACATCTCTCAATCTTGTTGTTGACTCACTCATCTCAGAACCCCAACATGACTCACATTTTACCCTGCAAtaacacaaagagagagacaaggagacaaTTCGATATTTTCATTGGTTAGAAACTCTTATTGTGCAACTTTGtgtgtaaatgtattttatagtaatattatgtacagttgaagtcagaagtttacatacacttaggttggagtcattaaaacttatttttcaaccactccacaaatttcttgtcaacaaactatagttttgtaagtcggttaggacatctactttgtgcatgacaagtcatttttccaacaattgtttacagacagattatttcacttataattctctgtatcacaattacactgggtcagaagtttacatacactaagttgactgtgcctttaaacagcatggaaaattccagaaaattatgtcatagctttagaagcttctgataggctaattgacataatttgagtcaattggaggcatacctgtggatgtgtttcaaggccgaccttcaaactcagtgcctctttgcttgacatcatgggaaaatcaaaagaaatcagacaagacctcagaatgaaaattgtagacctccacaagtctggttcatccttgggagcaatttccaaatgcctgaaggtaccacgttcatcagtacaaacaatagtacgcaagtataaacaccatgggaccacgcagccgtcataccgctcaggaaggagacgcgttctgtctcctagagatgtacgtacgttggtgcgaaaagtgcaaatcaatcccagaacaacagcaacggaccttgtgaagatgctggaggaaacaggtacaaaagtatctatatccacagtaaaatgagtcctatatcgacataacctgaaaggccgctcagtaagtaagaagccactgctccaaaaccgccataaaaaaatccagactacggtttgcaactgcacatggagaaatgtcctctggtctgatgaaacaaaaatagaactgtttggccataatgaccatcgttatatttggaggaaaaagggggaggcttgcaagtcgaaagaacaccatcctaaccgtgaagcacaggggtggcagcatcatgttgtgggggtgctttgctgcaggaggtgcacttcacaaaatagatggcatcatgagggaaaaaatgatgtggatatattgaagcaacatctcaagacatcagtcaggaagttaaagcttggtgtcaaattggtcttccaaatggacaatgaccccaagcatacttccaaagttgtggcaaaatggcttaaggacaacaaagtcaaggtattggagtggccatcacaaagccctgacctcaatcctatagaaaatttgtgggcagaactgaaaaagcgtatacgagcaaggaggtctacaaacctgactcagttacaccagctctgtcaggaggaataggccaaaattcacccaaaatattgtgggaagcttgtgggaggctacccgaaacgtttgacccaagttaaacaatttaaaggcaatgctactaaatactaattgagtgtatgtaaacttctgacccactgggaatgtgatgaaagaaataaaagctgaaataaataattatctctactgttattctgacatttcacattcttaaaataaagtggtgatcctaactgacctaaaacaggaaatgtttacttggattaaatgtcaggaattgtgaaaaactgagtttaaatgtatttggctaaggtgtatgtaaacctccgacttcaactgtatgatgtTTCTTTGATGTACATTCTGTTAACTTTGCTTGTGTTTAAAACCA
Encoded here:
- the LOC139552349 gene encoding ectonucleoside triphosphate diphosphohydrolase 2-like, whose translation is MAKRRCHIFLTVALLLFGIVAILLLTIPTEDLIEPPEFMYGIVLDAGSSHTAMYIYKWPADKQNGTGVVTQHTECHPKGGGISSYAGQQREAGRSLQSCLDQATRDIPRARHHLTPVYLGATAGMRLLNISSPVQSAQVLKEVGHTIQSYPFNYQGAAILSGQEEGAYGWVTVNYLLENFIKYGFVGHWLSPGRQTVGALDFGGASTQITFVTKDEVEDKRDRMKLRLYGHDYSLYTHSFLCYGRDQVFKRLLAHMVTAQGHTGKMSHPCFPAGYNITMKVGTLFDSPCTVGQTPSSGYNPQAALSVEGSGDYDHCLGNMTEIFSFRSCPFSQCSFDKVFQPNVSGSFMAFSAFFYIHQFLQTTTGILVATPAQLEEAARAVCNMSIKEMLVLAPDQEPRLQDFCAASVFTKVLFTRGYGFDEISFPRISFQKKAGDTSVGWALGYMLSLSSLLPGESVGLRKALKPGAWAALLFLFALLLTSALMYVSLQACRGKKKGSSDIAN